In Crateriforma spongiae, a single genomic region encodes these proteins:
- a CDS encoding ArdC-like ssDNA-binding domain-containing protein, translating into MDKETIKKLSQDGYAELLDALKHERTTEYTRHLKAVAKFHHYSERNALLIVKQMPAASHVAGYAAWRKLRRWVKKGESGIGIFD; encoded by the coding sequence ATGGACAAAGAAACAATTAAGAAACTCTCTCAAGATGGATACGCAGAACTTCTCGACGCCTTAAAACATGAACGGACTACCGAGTACACAAGACACCTCAAGGCAGTTGCAAAGTTTCATCACTACAGTGAAAGAAACGCACTACTGATCGTCAAGCAAATGCCCGCAGCAAGCCACGTTGCAGGATACGCTGCTTGGCGAAAGCTAAGACGCTGGGTCAAAAAAGGAGAATCAGGAATTGGAATATTCGATTAG